A genomic region of Bubalus kerabau isolate K-KA32 ecotype Philippines breed swamp buffalo chromosome 10, PCC_UOA_SB_1v2, whole genome shotgun sequence contains the following coding sequences:
- the LOC129620543 gene encoding olfactory receptor 4F3/4F16/4F29, protein MDGGNHSVVSEFVFLGLTYSWEFQLLLLVFSSVLYVASMAGNILIVFSVTTDPHLHSPMYFLLASLSFIDLGACSVTSPKMIYDLFRKCKVISFGGCIAQIFFIHVIGGVEMVLLIAMAFDRYVAICKPLHYLSIMSPRMCILFLAAAWALGVSHSLFQLAFIVNLPFCGPNVLDSFYCDLPRLLRLACTDTYRLQFMVTVNSGFICVSSFFILLISYMFILLTVWKHSSGGSSKALSTLSAHITVVILFFGPTMFVYTWPHPNSQMDKFLALFDTVLTPFLNPVIYTFRNKEMKAAMKRVCKQLVIYGTIS, encoded by the coding sequence ATGGATGGAGGGAATCACTCGGTGGTGTCTGAGTTTGTGTTTCTGGGACTCACTTATTCATGGGAGTTCCAGCTGCTCCTCCTGGTGTTCTCCTCTGTGCTCTATGTGGCAAGCATGGCTGGGAACATCCTCATTGTGTTTTCTGTGACTACTGATCCTCACTTACATTCCCCCATGTACTTCCTACTGGCCAGCCTCTCCTTCATTGACTTGGGAGCCTGCTCTGTCACTTCTCCCAAGATGATCTATGACCTTTTCAGAAAATGTAAAGTCATTTCTTTTGGAGGCTGCATTGCTCAGATCTTCTTCATCCATGTCATTGGTGGGGTGGAGATGGTGCTGCTCATAGCCATGGCCTTTGACAGATATGTTGCCATATGTAAGCCTCTCCACTATCTGAGCATCATGAGCCCGAGGATGTGCATTTTGTTTCTGGCTGCTGCCTGGGCCCTTGGTGTCAGCCACTCACTGTTCCAGCTAGCATTTATTGTTAATTTGCCCTTCTGTGGTCCGAATGTATTGGACAGCTTTTACTGTGATCTTCCTCGGCTCCTCAGACTGGCCTGTACAGATACTTACAGACTTCAGTTCATGGTCACTGTCAACAGTGGGTTTATCTGTGTTAGTTCTTTCTTTATACTCCTCATCTCCTATATGTTCATCCTGTTAACTGTTTGGAAACACTCCTCAGGTGGTTCATCCAAGGCCCTCTCCACTTTGTCAGCTCACATCACTGTGGTTATTTTGTTCTTTGGTCCAACCATGTTTGTCTATACATGGCCGCACCCCAATTCCCAAATGGACAAGTTTCTTGCTCTTTTTGATACGGTTCTCACTCCTTTCTTGAATCCAGTTATTTACACATTCAGGAATAAAGAGATGAAAGCAGCAATGAAGAGAGTATGCAAACAGCTAGTGATTTATGGGACGATTTCATAA